The genomic segment TGCACCCGCTGGGCATACCCGTGCGGGCCGGTTCCCTCTTCGCCTACGCGGTCTCCGTCTCCGTGGTGCTGGCGGTGGTGGCGATGCCGGTCGTGGGCGCCGCCGCCGACCGGACCGGCCGCAAGAAACCGCTGCTGGCGGCCGCCGCCTATGTGGGCGCCGGGGCGACGGCGGGGATGTTCTTCCTGGACGGCCACCGCTATCTCCTGGGCGCGTCCCTGCTCATCGTGGCGAACGCCTCGGTGTCGGTCTCGATGGCGCTCTACAACGCCTACCTCCCGCAGATCGCCGAGCCGCACGAGCGCGACACGGTCTCCTCGCGCGGCTGGGCCTTCGGCTACACGTCGGGGGCCTTCGTCCTGGTCCTCGATCTGATCCTCTACACGGGCCACGACTCCTTCGGCCTCTCGGAGTCGGACGCGGTCCGGATCTGTCTCGCCTCGGCGGGTGTGTGGTGGGGCGCGTTCACCGTCGTGCCGCTGCGCAGACTGCGCGACCGGCGGGTGCCCCCGGGTGGCGCGGGGACGATGGGGTCGGGGTGGAGCCAGTTGCGGTCCACCCTGCGCGACATGCGCCGTCACCCGCTGACCCTCTCCTTCCTGCTCGCGTACCTCGTCTACAACGACGGGGTGCAGACCGTGATCTCGCAGGCCTCGGTGTACGGCTCCGAGGAGCTGGGGCTCGACCAGACGACCCTGATCACGGCGGTGCTGCTGGTCCAGGTACTGGCGGTGGCGGGGGCCCTGGGGATGGGCCGGCTGGCACGGACCCACGGGGCGAAGCGCACGATCCTCGGCTCACTGGTCGTATGGATCGCGATCCTGGTCGCGGGGTACTTCCTGCCCGCGGGGGCTCCGGTCTTCTTCTACGCGCTCGCCGCGGCGATCGGGCTGGTGCTGGGCGGCAGCCAGGCGCTGTCCCGTTCGCTGTTCTCGCATCTGGTGCCGCACGGCAAGGAGGCCGAGTACTTCTC from the Streptomyces sp. AM 4-1-1 genome contains:
- a CDS encoding MFS transporter, which produces MSAEAAEEAERVTDPAARGREQRGWYFYDFACSVYSTSVLTVFLGPYLTSIAKAAADADGFVHPLGIPVRAGSLFAYAVSVSVVLAVVAMPVVGAAADRTGRKKPLLAAAAYVGAGATAGMFFLDGHRYLLGASLLIVANASVSVSMALYNAYLPQIAEPHERDTVSSRGWAFGYTSGAFVLVLDLILYTGHDSFGLSESDAVRICLASAGVWWGAFTVVPLRRLRDRRVPPGGAGTMGSGWSQLRSTLRDMRRHPLTLSFLLAYLVYNDGVQTVISQASVYGSEELGLDQTTLITAVLLVQVLAVAGALGMGRLARTHGAKRTILGSLVVWIAILVAGYFLPAGAPVFFYALAAAIGLVLGGSQALSRSLFSHLVPHGKEAEYFSAYEMSDRGLSWLGPLVFGLAYQLTGSYRDAIMSLVIFFVLGSVLLARVPVRRAVAAAGNPVPDRI